ACGAACGAATCTCCAAATTTTTCAGCTTCTGTCCGATAATTGGTTACGTtgacaaattttgaaaaatcacGATTACTCACTTCCATCTTGTCTATATAAAAACTATGTAGGTATATTTGTTGTTTCGGACCTTCGCCATCTGCGACAAACACAGGTTCGTTTGTACCAATCGTGAAAGTGCCCGCCTCTATCTTAGCCATGTTTTTTAAACGATCTATACGATTGACAGTAGTCTTTTCATAAATATGAAGATCATTGGTTGCTGGACAGTaatcttctgtttctttcttatatTGTGTTTTTATGATGGTCGGTCTGCTAAAACTACAACCACCACATTGTAGAGATTCTTTATTTGAATTATCTGTTTTGAAGCATTCCGCTATAgaacataatgtaataattatgcTTGTGAAAATAAACAACACTGTCGACTTTTGGCAAGTTGACCTTATCGAACTTCTCATTTTATGACTTCAGGGTATTGATGCATGCAAAATCGATAAATTGATTAATTGTGATTGTAAGAAACACAAATACCTATGAATTCGAGATTCGATAAATATTGCGACCAAAAATCATCATCTTTCACGAAATACTTCCACTAGAAACTTTTAGTATACTGTaaagaaataaacataaaagatatatactaTGTGTATAAGTCCATGATAGGATGTGGCAATCGTAGCTTTTGTCGTTGTGGAATAGGTACGCTGCAATAAGCAGCAGAAAATCCCTAGCTGACCTGGGTCAGTTTTTGTTTAACTTTAATAGTTTAGTACGCGATCTTATGTATGAACAAGTGTCGACTCTATATACCGAGGTCTAGGGAAAACCGTCTGAAGATTGAGTCGTGACTAGttgtaaaaaattaacgtGGAAGAAAGGTTACATTCCGCGCATGTGAGAAATTCTTTGAATGTCTCAGACAACGACAGATTACTTTACTCATCTCCGTTTGTCTTGAAAGATCGTGGACTTTGTTAAATTTCCATGTTGATTTTTCACAATTAGGCACGATTCAATTTTCGGTTTTCCCTAGTGAGTGTCAAGACTTGTTTATATGATCGTGGCTTAGTATACAGAAATGGATCTAGAGTGTTGTTCatagataaattaatatcgatacGTCGATGTTGACGTGCAAATGCGTAGATAGGCAcataagtattttttttttttttttttttggtatgCACACATTATATTTAACCTAACTTATTAGGTTTATAGCCCATCCTAAAAGATGGTGCTTTGAGAAGAGGATTCTCTATCTTTGTCTAACGAACGCCCGATTTCTATGTTGCTGCTCGCAGTTCTCATGTACACACTCATCTCTCTCATACTTTTATGGCCATTCCCCTTCTGCTTACATATGTGTAATTTACGTGGAACATAACCTATCGTTAAATGCCACGTATTATTTATCTGTCATTTACGTATGCATAGAATGTCTCGAAGATTTTTCTGTTCATCGTGACATCGGCTGATGACTGAAAGAGTAACAGTAtagcaaaattaattattccaatATATTGACGCTATACTAATATAGCTATAATGGCTTCTTCAAAACGTTTCAAACTTTTGTTTTGCGCTATCGGTATTTTTGtatgttattttcattttggTATGTTGCAAGAGAAGATCACACGAGGACAATATGGAGATGAAAAAAGCAGTGAAAAGTTTACGTATATGTTTACTTTAGTTTTCTTCCAGtgtctaattaattatttatttgctaaGACTAGTTTATTAACAATCATGAAACAGGGCGAGGACACTACTCCGAAAACTTATTACGCAGTCTCTGCCCTCACTTATTTGCTTGCTATGGTATGCAGTAATATGGCATTACAATTTGTTAGTTATCCAACACAAGTGATTGGAAAAGCCGGTAAACCAATTCCGGTAATGATACTCGGTGTACTGCTGGGAAACAaggtattttgttttttttgtaattgatGTATCATTCATAGATATATAATCAATTATCTACtctgtattattatttcagaAGAATATTTGTGgaacttgtattattatatatatatgtttgatTTTTTGTTTGTCGCTTTTTGTGATACTTTGTTTTTCACAATTTACAATCATATGTTTGCATATCTTATATATGATTTCTAACAATTAAACACATTATCTTGCAGGTATATCCAGTTAGAAAGTACTTGTTTGTGTTCTTAGTAGTTATTGGTGTAGCTTTGTTTATGTACAAGGATGTCAATCCATTGAAGAAGCATTCTGAAGGACAAACTGCATTTGGagaattactattattactttCATTAACAATGGATGGTCTAACTAGCGCTGTGCAGGAAAGAATGAGAGCTGAACACAATTCCAAGTCTGGTCATATGATGTTGAATATGAATGGCTGGTCTGCGATCTTTAGCGGCATTGTCATCATAGCCTCTGGAGAACTTGTCGAATTTATTCAGTTTCTACATAGATACCCTTTTATTATATGGCACATAGCTACCTTTTCTGTAGCAGGAGCATTTGGACAATACTTCATATTTCTCACCGTTGCGGAATTCGGTCCATTGCCGTGCTCCATTATAACTACAACTAGAAAATTCTTTACAGTCTTAGGTTCAATACTTATCTTTGGTAATAGTTTGATCTTTAGGCAATGGTTGGGCACGTTTATAGTATTTGCGGGATTGTTTCTAGATGCTATGTATGGTAAAGACAAGTCTACTAGAAAAGATGTAACGAAGTAGCAAACGAATGTGAGTACGTTATCTGAGAGATCCTGAttctttaaatagaaaatgatcTTGAATTCTGAGACTTTATATTCGTCACGTTATGATGAAATACGAGTTTAGGAACATTACACAGTAGACAAAAATGTGTGTACCGTGGCTTCCTGGTTTCGCTCATTGTACGGTTTTGTACttatgaatgaaatatttcgaatgaaCGTTCGATAGATTTTGATATACTATACCTTTACGaatatgtacacatatattcgtttctatggacatgtatattatacatgtatgtttGATGCGCGCAGTATGTTTTAGGGttcgtatgtatatatgcgtTATGCCGACCGACATAACATGATGCATTTGCACGCATAGCGTTTCACGTatgtatttctttcgttttgtctCCTTCCATCAATCTCATTCAATTActtgtaatttttacaaattctttTTACTAATCATATCATTCGTAAACGCCATTTACCGGGGAAAAAATACGATCAGTATCGTGATTATTAGTGTAcgtgataaaaaagaaatcgattataaaataataaacaaatgcAATCATTTGATATACGATTTAGTATATTTATTCTCCCTAGtcgtatgtataattaatcattttacTGTCATTTCtgactgaaatatttttgccaATTTATATAGAGAGCAATATGCATAtctttacatatgtatatgtaagtCGATGTGGCGAGGTAAGTAAACCTtagttaaaaaatgtttagttTAATTAAAGAAGCTAACTACTTGGTAATGTAACTACTTCGCGCATAGCTAAGCGTATAAAGTGGTTTTAAAATCGGATTTCGTTACTGTTATCGATACTGACGACAACGTCAACGATGGTTAAATAGATAATAACGGCGTTTGAATGAGCTTTAGGAAGGGAGCGTAATCAGTTGAacgtaatataacata
The nucleotide sequence above comes from Bombus fervidus isolate BK054 chromosome 6, iyBomFerv1, whole genome shotgun sequence. Encoded proteins:
- the Meigo gene encoding solute carrier family 35 member B1 homolog meigo: MASSKRFKLLFCAIGIFVCYFHFGMLQEKITRGQYGDEKSSEKFTYMFTLVFFQCLINYLFAKTSLLTIMKQGEDTTPKTYYAVSALTYLLAMVCSNMALQFVSYPTQVIGKAGKPIPVMILGVLLGNKVYPVRKYLFVFLVVIGVALFMYKDVNPLKKHSEGQTAFGELLLLLSLTMDGLTSAVQERMRAEHNSKSGHMMLNMNGWSAIFSGIVIIASGELVEFIQFLHRYPFIIWHIATFSVAGAFGQYFIFLTVAEFGPLPCSIITTTRKFFTVLGSILIFGNSLIFRQWLGTFIVFAGLFLDAMYGKDKSTRKDVTK